Within the Pseudomonas sp. SL4(2022) genome, the region ACCAGAGGATCTGCAGTCACGCTTAACGCTGACAACAAGAGCGCACAGGCCAACAGACATCGCGGAAAAACCAGCAGGACAAGACGCGACAGGGACAACACAACACACCTCAATAGAGCATTACCAGCTTATCCCTGCTGTATATAGACCGGAATCGGTCAGCGTTGATACCTAACCCCGAGCATCGACCACCGAGCTGCGCTCAGAGGGTCGCCGTGTACCGGCGACCAGCTTATCAACGATGCGTGCCGCTGCCACCATACCGAAGGTTGCTGTGACCATCATTACAGCGCCAAAACCACCGGCACAATCCAAGCGCACGCCATCACCAACAAATGCCTTGTACTGACAGACCGTGCCATCCGGCTTGGGATAGCGCAGCTGTTCGCTGGAAAACACGCACGGTACGCTGTAATTGCGCCCCGGCGTACGGGAAAACCCGTAATCGCGACGCAAGGTCGAGCGCACCTTGGAAGCCAGCGGGTCATTCCAGGTTTTGTTCAGGTCGCCGACCTGAATTTGTGTCGGGTCAATCTGACCGCCGGCACCACCGGTGGTGATGACCTGGATCTTGCGCCGCTTGCACCAGGAAATCAGTGCGGCCTTGGCGTTGACGCTGTCAATGCAGTCGATCACCGCATCAAGTTGCTCGGTGATGTACTCGGCCATGGTTTCACGGGTGACAAAATCCGCCACTGCGTGCACCACGCAGGCCGGATTGATCGACCGGATACGCGCAGCCATCACATCAACCTTGGGCTGGCCAACCGTGCTGTCCAGCGCGTGTGCCTGACGATTGCTATTACTGATGCACACATCATCGAGATCAAACAGAGAAATCTCGCCCACCCCGGAGCGAGCCAGAGCCTCGGCCGC harbors:
- the tcdA gene encoding tRNA cyclic N6-threonylcarbamoyladenosine(37) synthase TcdA — its product is MPVDEQRFAGIARLYGHEGAERLAAAHVAVVGIGGVGSWAAEALARSGVGEISLFDLDDVCISNSNRQAHALDSTVGQPKVDVMAARIRSINPACVVHAVADFVTRETMAEYITEQLDAVIDCIDSVNAKAALISWCKRRKIQVITTGGAGGQIDPTQIQVGDLNKTWNDPLASKVRSTLRRDYGFSRTPGRNYSVPCVFSSEQLRYPKPDGTVCQYKAFVGDGVRLDCAGGFGAVMMVTATFGMVAAARIVDKLVAGTRRPSERSSVVDARG